In a single window of the Paenibacillus sp. MMS20-IR301 genome:
- a CDS encoding sugar ABC transporter permease translates to MPKEGTVKRFSKPGAGKMRKQVFYDNIAGYLFISPMLILTVTLVIIPILLSGVISFSDWNFVSGIDGFHFVGLDNYTRLVQDESFHRSLVNNLIMIAVVPVAMFLALVLAALINKATYFKTFFKVIYFMPFISSFVAIALLWRVLYHPSNGPINGFLRSVGVDNPPMWLADPKYALISVMIIMVWTSLGFNMVIYLAGLQNISRDLYEAADVDGASQLRQFFRITLPLLSPTSFFLLITGIVGSFKVFDLIMVLTGGGPAGSTSVIVFYLYEVAFVNLESGYASAMGIILLILILLVTLIQWVGQKKWVNY, encoded by the coding sequence ATGCCGAAAGAAGGGACTGTTAAACGGTTCAGCAAGCCGGGGGCAGGCAAAATGCGCAAGCAGGTTTTTTACGACAATATTGCGGGGTATTTATTCATTTCCCCCATGCTCATTCTAACCGTAACCCTGGTAATTATTCCGATTCTGTTATCCGGCGTGATCAGCTTTTCGGATTGGAATTTTGTGTCCGGGATCGATGGATTTCATTTTGTCGGGCTGGATAATTATACAAGGCTGGTGCAGGATGAATCTTTTCACCGGTCGCTGGTTAACAACCTGATCATGATTGCCGTGGTGCCGGTAGCGATGTTTCTGGCTTTGGTGTTAGCCGCTTTAATCAACAAGGCGACGTATTTCAAAACCTTTTTCAAAGTGATCTATTTCATGCCCTTTATTTCGAGCTTTGTGGCGATTGCCTTATTGTGGAGAGTGCTGTATCACCCGAGCAACGGTCCGATTAACGGATTTCTCAGGTCGGTTGGTGTGGACAATCCCCCCATGTGGCTGGCGGACCCCAAGTATGCGCTGATTTCGGTCATGATTATTATGGTATGGACTTCGCTCGGCTTCAACATGGTCATTTATCTGGCCGGTCTGCAGAATATTTCACGGGATTTGTATGAAGCTGCGGATGTGGATGGTGCATCACAGCTTAGGCAATTCTTCAGAATTACATTGCCTTTATTGTCTCCAACCTCCTTCTTCCTGCTGATCACAGGGATTGTCGGATCCTTCAAGGTGTTTGATCTGATTATGGTGTTGACGGGTGGCGGACCGGCAGGTTCAACCTCAGTTATTGTATTTTATCTGTATGAGGTTGCATTCGTTAATCTGGAATCGGGTTATGCATCTGCAATGGGAATCATTCTGCTGATCCTCATCCTGCTGGTAACCCTGATTCAATGGGTCGGACAAAAGAAATGGGTCAATTACTAG
- a CDS encoding carbohydrate ABC transporter permease, which yields MRSIKLSRVIVTLFMGFAGILFIMPFLWMLSASFKPELDVMKYPIQWIPKTWNMVENYRQVWAGAVPFSLYYWNSIKVTLMSTALSLIISAMAAYGFSKIVFKGRDALFLLVLATFMIPTQAILVPQFIMYRWLGLFDSHIGLVLLAASGVLGTFLLRQFFLGIHDEIIESARIDAAGHWTIFSRIALPLVQPALATYMILRFIWTWNDYQNPLIFLRSDSLFTLQLGIRKFADFSGEFYSLMMAGAVSAILPLLIIFIIGQKQVIEGVAMGSVKG from the coding sequence ATGCGATCGATCAAGCTAAGCCGCGTTATTGTGACACTGTTCATGGGATTCGCTGGGATACTGTTTATTATGCCTTTCTTATGGATGCTCTCTGCTTCATTCAAGCCGGAGCTTGATGTTATGAAATACCCGATCCAGTGGATTCCGAAGACTTGGAATATGGTTGAGAACTACAGGCAGGTATGGGCGGGAGCCGTCCCGTTCAGCCTGTATTACTGGAACAGTATCAAGGTGACGCTGATGTCGACAGCGCTGTCATTGATCATTTCGGCTATGGCTGCTTACGGATTCTCCAAGATTGTCTTCAAGGGAAGGGATGCACTGTTCCTGCTGGTGCTGGCTACCTTTATGATTCCGACTCAGGCCATTCTGGTTCCACAATTTATTATGTACCGCTGGCTGGGACTGTTTGACAGTCATATCGGACTTGTGCTGCTTGCCGCCTCCGGTGTACTGGGCACCTTTTTACTGAGGCAGTTCTTCCTCGGCATCCATGACGAGATTATCGAATCCGCCCGGATTGATGCGGCAGGCCACTGGACGATCTTCAGCCGGATTGCCCTGCCGCTGGTACAGCCGGCTCTGGCAACTTATATGATTCTCCGTTTCATCTGGACCTGGAATGATTACCAGAATCCGCTGATCTTCCTCCGCTCTGATTCGTTGTTTACGCTACAGCTGGGCATCCGGAAATTCGCTGATTTCAGCGGGGAATTCTATTCTTTAATGATGGCAGGTGCGGTTTCAGCCATTCTACCTCTCTTAATTATCTTCATTATTGGACAGAAGCAGGTAATTGAGGGAGTTGCTATGGGAAGTGTCAAAGGCTAG
- a CDS encoding extracellular solute-binding protein, with protein MFKAKRKLFIIVPLLSMLVSGCGADNTDEGAAAGGNGKGTNEAVTIKLSSWYAKKMDNWDVVIAEFEKQHPDIKVEFASAEDNNSNEYYKKLDLAVAGGDDLDILMFSNMTFLSQRAELGMIQPLDDYLAKDGINYTDEYTSDARIGGKAYGLPGKSSQGLVILNENHLKEAGLTLPKDWTYDEYMKYAKALTKTVDGKTRYGTYFHSWIQYGYLVQNFNQAVNANLTTDDGKTANIDNPYMRKSFELRLQGESEGSATPYAEVVSQKLNYRPQYFNQDTSMLITGSFLVPETGGTDTIPATFRTVFAPVPKMNAGDPISANVSGDVLSIYSKSKHKDEAYTFIRWFSTEGIVLQGKNIPSWKKADLNDVVDRIIAGSKNPDMIDKESLLYVLENTKSTTTATAVSYHAELEKVLLEEFDKMMLSGQDIDTTINNAQTKIQKIIDSKS; from the coding sequence ATGTTCAAAGCTAAACGGAAATTATTCATCATTGTACCGCTGTTGTCCATGCTGGTATCCGGTTGCGGAGCAGACAATACAGATGAAGGGGCTGCTGCTGGCGGTAATGGTAAGGGTACGAATGAAGCAGTAACGATTAAACTGAGCAGCTGGTATGCCAAAAAAATGGATAACTGGGATGTAGTCATTGCCGAGTTTGAGAAGCAGCATCCTGATATTAAGGTGGAGTTTGCTTCTGCTGAAGATAATAACTCCAATGAATACTACAAGAAGCTGGATCTTGCGGTTGCCGGCGGCGACGATCTGGACATCCTCATGTTCAGTAACATGACGTTTCTGTCGCAACGGGCAGAGCTGGGTATGATTCAGCCGCTCGATGACTACTTGGCTAAAGACGGAATTAATTACACAGATGAATATACATCCGATGCCAGAATCGGCGGCAAGGCCTACGGCTTGCCGGGTAAATCCTCCCAGGGTCTCGTTATTCTCAATGAGAACCATCTGAAAGAAGCAGGGCTTACGCTGCCTAAAGACTGGACCTATGATGAGTATATGAAGTATGCCAAAGCTCTGACCAAAACCGTGGACGGCAAAACCCGGTACGGCACTTATTTCCACAGCTGGATTCAATACGGATACCTTGTGCAGAACTTTAACCAGGCGGTGAATGCCAATCTGACAACGGATGACGGAAAGACTGCAAATATTGATAATCCGTATATGCGTAAATCGTTTGAGCTGCGCCTTCAGGGAGAGTCGGAAGGTTCTGCTACACCGTATGCGGAGGTAGTCAGCCAGAAGCTGAATTACCGACCGCAATATTTCAATCAGGATACAAGCATGCTGATTACCGGCTCATTCCTTGTTCCGGAGACAGGCGGGACGGACACCATTCCGGCCACGTTCAGGACGGTGTTTGCTCCGGTTCCCAAGATGAATGCCGGAGATCCGATATCAGCAAATGTAAGCGGCGATGTACTCAGTATATACAGCAAATCCAAGCATAAAGACGAGGCGTACACCTTCATCCGCTGGTTCTCGACTGAAGGCATTGTGCTGCAGGGAAAGAATATCCCTTCCTGGAAAAAGGCAGATCTGAATGATGTGGTTGACCGGATCATCGCCGGCAGCAAAAATCCGGATATGATTGATAAAGAATCTCTGCTCTATGTTCTGGAAAATACCAAGTCTACCACCACAGCTACAGCGGTATCTTATCATGCGGAGCTTGAGAAGGTATTGCTCGAGGAATTCGATAAAATGATGCTGTCCGGCCAGGATATCGATACAACCATTAACAATGCACAGACAAAGATCCAGAAGATTATTGATTCTAAATCCTGA
- the uidA gene encoding beta-glucuronidase, translated as MLYPIMTDTRSLYDLGGIWKFKLDQGSGFDEKWYASRLTDTIPMAVPSAYNDLGVSPEIRNHVGWVWYERELTLPMNILDERLVLRFGSATHKAKVFINGSFVMEHSGGFLPFEAEINDCVQQGSNRLTVAVHNVVDYTTLPVGLYTEAELPGGAIRLKNQPNFDFFNFAGLQRPVKIYSTPQTFIEDVTVITGYHGETGTVRYNVDISGEADVRVTVLDEEGNALCSGSGMSGQLDIPSVTLWQPLNAYLYTLKVELLQSEQVIDVYGLPFGVRTVEVRNGQFLINNQPFYFKGYGKHEDTPFHGRGLDEAANIMDFNLMKWSGANSFRTAHYPYSEEVMRLADREGFVVIDETPAVGLDLNFLVMVSGGAKKDTWKEVKTFEHHRQVIRELIKRDKNHACVVMWNVANEPATYEEGAYEYFKPLIEQLREEDPQHRPVTLVTHIESSPEKDVISELIDVLAFNRYYGWYVDGGDLESAKAKLRLELKAWTERCPGKPMMMTEYGTDTVAGLHDVEPIMFTEEYQVEFYRANHEIFDEFADFVGEQVWNFADFATSQGIIRVQGNKKGIFTRERKPKAAAHELRRRWTAIPDFGYKQK; from the coding sequence GTGCTTTATCCTATAATGACAGATACCCGCAGTTTATACGATCTCGGCGGAATATGGAAGTTCAAGCTGGATCAGGGTTCAGGCTTTGACGAAAAATGGTACGCATCAAGGCTGACTGATACGATCCCCATGGCTGTTCCCTCTGCCTATAATGATCTTGGCGTAAGTCCGGAGATCCGCAATCATGTCGGCTGGGTGTGGTACGAGCGGGAGCTTACTCTTCCAATGAACATCTTGGATGAACGGCTTGTCCTCCGGTTCGGCTCGGCAACCCATAAAGCCAAGGTATTCATCAACGGGAGCTTTGTAATGGAGCATTCCGGCGGTTTTTTACCCTTTGAAGCTGAGATTAATGACTGTGTACAGCAGGGAAGTAACCGGTTAACGGTTGCTGTCCATAATGTTGTCGATTACACGACGCTGCCTGTAGGACTGTATACAGAAGCCGAGCTGCCCGGCGGGGCAATCAGGCTTAAGAATCAGCCGAATTTCGATTTCTTCAACTTCGCGGGGCTGCAGCGGCCGGTGAAAATCTACTCAACACCGCAAACCTTCATTGAGGACGTAACCGTCATCACCGGCTATCACGGGGAGACCGGGACGGTCCGCTATAACGTGGACATCAGCGGGGAGGCCGATGTCCGGGTCACGGTACTGGATGAGGAGGGGAATGCGCTCTGCTCCGGTTCGGGGATGTCCGGCCAGCTGGATATTCCCTCCGTTACCCTGTGGCAGCCGCTGAATGCCTATCTGTATACCTTGAAGGTTGAACTCCTGCAATCAGAGCAGGTCATTGATGTCTACGGACTGCCGTTTGGCGTGCGGACGGTCGAAGTGAGGAACGGCCAGTTCCTGATTAACAACCAGCCGTTCTATTTCAAGGGCTATGGCAAGCATGAGGATACTCCCTTTCATGGACGGGGTCTGGATGAAGCGGCGAATATCATGGATTTCAATCTGATGAAATGGTCGGGAGCCAACTCCTTCCGCACTGCGCACTATCCGTATTCCGAAGAAGTCATGCGTCTTGCCGACCGCGAGGGCTTTGTTGTCATTGATGAGACTCCGGCAGTAGGGCTCGATCTCAATTTCCTAGTGATGGTATCCGGGGGAGCGAAGAAGGATACCTGGAAAGAAGTCAAGACCTTCGAGCATCACCGGCAGGTCATCCGGGAACTGATTAAGCGGGATAAGAATCATGCGTGTGTGGTCATGTGGAATGTGGCTAATGAACCGGCTACCTATGAAGAAGGAGCCTATGAATACTTCAAACCGCTGATTGAGCAGCTGCGGGAAGAGGATCCGCAGCACCGCCCGGTTACGCTGGTGACACATATTGAGTCTTCGCCGGAGAAGGATGTCATCTCTGAATTGATTGACGTACTTGCCTTCAACCGGTATTACGGCTGGTATGTGGATGGAGGAGATCTGGAATCCGCCAAAGCCAAGCTGCGGCTGGAGCTGAAGGCCTGGACGGAGCGCTGCCCGGGCAAACCGATGATGATGACCGAATACGGGACCGATACTGTAGCCGGACTTCATGATGTGGAGCCGATTATGTTCACGGAAGAATATCAGGTGGAATTCTACAGGGCTAACCATGAGATCTTCGACGAATTTGCCGATTTCGTAGGCGAGCAGGTCTGGAATTTCGCAGACTTTGCCACCAGCCAGGGGATTATCCGGGTCCAGGGCAATAAGAAGGGGATCTTCACCCGGGAACGTAAGCCCAAGGCGGCAGCTCATGAGCTGCGCAGACGCTGGACGGCTATACCGGATTTCGGATATAAGCAGAAATAA
- a CDS encoding TetR/AcrR family transcriptional regulator, which yields MEMTWHQDVRNRSREELISAGLEVLIEQNFTKVGLKEVCSRANISKVTFYKCFASIDEMIFAIQHRIMGEITEYLEARMNLEATGAELLERYLNLWVELLSEQTDKVKFIGFFDHTYSDHYPNSELQESYNNLVQENVLGKMLNDIIERGIADGTLKSSLDANLITHFIFVTNISLMQKLAFRGRLLEQEHGAVVKELSKTFKEFILNYVAKG from the coding sequence ATGGAAATGACATGGCATCAGGATGTGCGCAACCGCAGCCGGGAGGAATTAATCTCTGCCGGGCTTGAGGTGCTGATTGAACAAAACTTCACCAAGGTTGGGCTTAAAGAGGTCTGCAGCCGGGCCAATATCAGCAAGGTTACCTTTTACAAATGCTTTGCTTCAATTGATGAGATGATCTTTGCGATTCAGCACAGGATTATGGGTGAGATTACCGAGTATCTGGAAGCACGGATGAACCTGGAAGCTACCGGGGCTGAGCTGCTGGAACGGTATTTGAATCTTTGGGTGGAGCTGTTATCCGAGCAGACTGACAAGGTGAAATTTATCGGCTTCTTCGATCACACCTACAGCGATCATTATCCGAATTCAGAGCTTCAGGAATCCTACAATAATCTGGTGCAGGAGAATGTCCTCGGTAAAATGCTGAATGATATCATTGAGCGCGGGATAGCCGACGGCACGCTGAAAAGCAGTCTCGATGCCAATCTGATTACCCACTTCATCTTCGTCACCAATATCAGCTTAATGCAGAAGCTGGCCTTCCGGGGCAGACTGCTGGAGCAGGAGCACGGGGCGGTTGTCAAAGAGCTGTCGAAGACGTTCAAAGAGTTCATTCTTAATTATGTCGCCAAGGGCTAG
- a CDS encoding MFS transporter, with product MQTTNLATEIPVSGAVTPQASGKLSLKERLSYGLGDLGSNLMWGIVGSFLLYFYTDVALIPVAATGTLILVARILDSIIDPVIGGMVDRTNTKYGRAKPYILFGIIPFAVMLILTFTSPDVSATGKIIYASVTYIIAGLLYSLVNVPYGALMPMMTRNGEEKNQLSSYRMVGMAVGSIIVTAFTTPMVGFFGGGNEQKGYLFTTIVFAVLSAVMFLIVYKNCKERYVEPVSAVKEKGFLLQTYKSAFKNTPWVTTVLFSLLMFIRTGATVAITIYFSLHVLHNPRMISILLPSLYVSILFSAAIAPAFLKKFKQRKGNIIAQVLFMIGLMLMPLFQSNMVLFVGLWFLANVFGGISSGAVFSMIANSVDYNEWKFNKKAEGTLYAGYSFATKVGMALGSAVVGYTLALTGYNAANVTAGASSAINVLFYAIPLVCTVLQIIAVSFYKLDSIHPQVVRELEARRSAV from the coding sequence ATGCAAACGACAAATCTAGCAACTGAAATTCCGGTGTCCGGTGCGGTTACGCCGCAGGCCAGCGGCAAGTTAAGCCTCAAAGAAAGATTAAGCTATGGCCTTGGTGACCTGGGCTCCAACCTGATGTGGGGGATTGTCGGAAGCTTTCTGTTATATTTCTATACCGATGTTGCGTTAATACCGGTTGCAGCTACGGGGACACTGATCCTGGTTGCCCGGATTCTGGATTCTATTATTGATCCTGTTATCGGCGGCATGGTGGACCGGACCAATACGAAATACGGACGCGCGAAGCCCTATATCCTGTTCGGAATTATCCCGTTCGCGGTGATGCTGATTCTGACTTTTACCAGCCCTGATGTTTCAGCAACGGGTAAAATTATTTATGCCTCTGTTACGTATATTATTGCCGGACTGCTGTATTCCCTGGTGAATGTTCCTTACGGCGCACTTATGCCGATGATGACCCGGAACGGCGAAGAGAAGAATCAGCTGTCCAGCTACCGGATGGTCGGCATGGCTGTCGGCAGTATTATTGTAACCGCTTTTACTACGCCTATGGTCGGGTTCTTCGGGGGCGGTAATGAGCAAAAGGGCTATCTGTTCACCACCATCGTATTTGCCGTGCTCAGTGCAGTCATGTTCTTGATTGTCTATAAAAATTGCAAAGAGCGCTATGTTGAACCTGTATCCGCGGTCAAAGAGAAAGGCTTCCTGCTTCAGACTTATAAAAGCGCATTCAAAAATACGCCTTGGGTAACAACAGTACTGTTCTCGCTGCTCATGTTCATCCGGACAGGCGCGACGGTAGCGATTACCATCTATTTCTCCCTGCATGTGCTGCATAATCCAAGAATGATCTCGATTCTGCTTCCTTCGCTGTACGTATCCATTCTGTTCTCGGCAGCGATTGCGCCGGCATTCCTGAAGAAATTCAAGCAGCGCAAGGGCAACATTATCGCTCAGGTATTGTTCATGATCGGGCTGATGCTTATGCCGCTGTTCCAGAGCAATATGGTACTGTTCGTAGGCCTGTGGTTCCTGGCCAATGTTTTTGGCGGAATCAGCTCCGGTGCCGTATTCAGTATGATCGCTAACTCCGTAGACTATAACGAATGGAAATTCAACAAGAAGGCCGAAGGCACCTTGTATGCCGGGTACAGCTTTGCCACCAAAGTCGGCATGGCACTGGGAAGTGCTGTAGTCGGATACACCCTGGCGCTGACCGGATATAATGCCGCGAATGTAACCGCAGGCGCTTCGTCGGCGATCAATGTGCTGTTCTATGCCATTCCGCTGGTATGCACCGTGCTGCAGATTATTGCTGTTTCCTTCTACAAGCTGGACAGCATTCATCCGCAGGTAGTCCGTGAGCTGGAGGCAAGAAGAAGCGCAGTGTAA
- a CDS encoding sugar phosphate isomerase/epimerase, whose protein sequence is MRLGIIAQVSEESFSEARRRGLSFLEFTVNEGDDVEAFCSQLEQIAEWSANYNVAVGSIGRWKSLRIDEQGEIIQEELERCYKLIDAASRLNCRSFVAGCNYVDELSLYANCTAAIAFFSELLAYAKTRNVQVSTYNCRKVNFVNTPDIWSIIHGHLPELGIKYDPSHARFFGGDYLQEALDWGHRFTHVHLKGSLLVNGKKVDEPPAGMDQTDWRSFIAVLRATGYDAGLSIEPRKSALPDELADKGIDYSAEYFRKLLLEL, encoded by the coding sequence ATGAGGCTGGGTATTATTGCGCAAGTGAGCGAGGAGAGCTTTAGCGAAGCCAGACGCAGAGGGTTGAGTTTTCTGGAGTTTACCGTGAACGAAGGAGACGATGTGGAGGCATTCTGCAGCCAGCTTGAGCAGATTGCGGAATGGAGTGCCAACTATAATGTGGCGGTCGGTTCGATCGGACGCTGGAAATCACTGCGCATTGATGAGCAGGGGGAGATTATTCAGGAGGAGCTGGAGCGCTGCTATAAGCTGATTGATGCCGCGAGCAGGCTGAATTGCCGTAGCTTCGTGGCCGGCTGCAACTATGTGGATGAGCTGTCCTTATACGCCAACTGCACAGCTGCAATCGCCTTCTTCAGTGAACTGCTCGCTTACGCCAAAACGAGGAATGTCCAGGTCTCTACCTATAATTGCCGCAAGGTCAATTTCGTGAATACGCCTGATATCTGGAGTATCATCCATGGACATCTGCCGGAGCTCGGGATTAAGTATGATCCGTCGCATGCCCGTTTCTTCGGCGGTGATTATCTGCAGGAGGCGCTGGACTGGGGGCACCGGTTCACTCATGTTCATCTGAAGGGCTCGCTGCTCGTGAACGGCAAGAAAGTGGATGAACCGCCTGCCGGCATGGACCAGACCGACTGGCGCTCCTTCATCGCAGTGCTAAGGGCAACCGGATATGATGCCGGACTGAGCATTGAACCGCGCAAATCTGCCCTGCCGGATGAGCTGGCGGATAAGGGCATTGATTACTCAGCTGAATACTTCCGCAAACTGCTGCTTGAGCTGTAA
- a CDS encoding Gfo/Idh/MocA family oxidoreductase encodes MINKLKYALIGAGGNAEKKHIHGYLALEDVEVAAICDIDAGKAARMAEKYNVPGVYTDYKEMFAHERPDIVSIVTPNFLHAEITEYALAHGAHVHCEKPLSISSEEAARIIAARDRYGKQVMIGLNNRFLNEAVFLKKWIDDGNLGKIYNAKAGWVRRAGIPGRGTWFTDKDRSGGGVLIDLGAHYLDLALYFMGLPRAKYVAGSIHQNFVHTTARNRNGYRGIEGGLFNVEDAATGYLGLENSASLSFDFSWASNIEEDRFYVELMGSRGGASLVNGTLKLFGESSDICLDITPKLKLNPALQLKNEFRHFVDCIKGQGGSLIAPAEDGLYFAEIVDAFYESAAAGGPVLLNNKQPAAAVI; translated from the coding sequence TTGATAAATAAATTAAAGTACGCGCTGATCGGCGCAGGCGGAAATGCGGAGAAGAAGCATATCCACGGCTACCTGGCTCTGGAGGATGTTGAAGTTGCCGCTATTTGTGATATTGATGCAGGCAAGGCTGCCCGGATGGCGGAGAAATATAATGTGCCTGGTGTATATACCGACTACAAGGAGATGTTCGCTCATGAACGCCCCGATATCGTCAGCATTGTTACACCTAACTTTCTGCATGCGGAAATTACAGAATATGCTCTGGCCCACGGCGCACATGTCCACTGCGAGAAGCCGCTCAGCATCAGCAGCGAAGAAGCTGCAAGAATAATTGCGGCCCGGGACCGCTACGGCAAGCAGGTAATGATCGGGCTGAACAACCGTTTCCTTAATGAAGCGGTCTTCCTGAAGAAATGGATCGATGACGGAAACCTGGGTAAGATCTACAATGCCAAAGCCGGATGGGTACGGCGGGCAGGAATTCCGGGCAGAGGAACCTGGTTCACGGACAAGGACCGCTCCGGCGGCGGGGTCTTGATCGATCTTGGCGCCCACTATCTGGATCTGGCGCTCTACTTCATGGGCTTACCAAGAGCAAAATATGTTGCCGGCAGCATTCATCAGAATTTCGTTCACACGACAGCCCGCAACCGCAACGGGTACAGGGGAATTGAAGGCGGGCTCTTTAATGTAGAGGATGCCGCAACAGGTTATTTGGGGCTGGAGAACAGTGCCTCGCTATCCTTTGATTTCAGCTGGGCATCAAATATAGAAGAGGACCGCTTCTATGTGGAGCTGATGGGCTCGAGAGGCGGAGCAAGCCTGGTGAACGGTACGCTGAAGCTGTTTGGGGAAAGCTCGGATATTTGCCTCGACATCACTCCGAAATTGAAGCTTAATCCAGCATTGCAGCTGAAGAATGAATTCCGGCATTTCGTCGACTGCATCAAAGGACAAGGCGGCAGCCTGATTGCTCCTGCGGAAGACGGCTTGTATTTTGCAGAGATTGTAGATGCGTTCTATGAGAGTGCGGCAGCCGGGGGACCGGTGCTGCTTAACAACAAACAGCCGGCAGCCGCTGTTATATAA
- a CDS encoding Gfo/Idh/MocA family oxidoreductase, whose translation MSAKKLRFGFIGCGGIANQKHFPALSALSEEVELVAFCDIVEERAVKAAAQYGAENASVYTDYKELLKDESLDVVHVLTPNVSHSYITVDALEAGKHVLCEKPMAISTEEAQAMLDAAKRTGKKLTIGYQNRCRVDSLALHEACENEELGEIYFAKAHAVRRKAVPTWGVFPDKSKQGGGPLIDIGTHALDLTLWNMNNYKPKMVVGSTYQKLSDNPMGNMFGPWDPETFEVEDSAFGFIKMENGATIFLEAAWALNVLDGKEAQVTLCGTKAGAEMRGKAFLDEGYVVFNSAQHGQLVETGPSDGGGVAYFSGESRKANAVEARMWVDALINDKEPLVKPEQALVVTQILEAIYKSAETGEPVFF comes from the coding sequence ATGAGCGCAAAAAAATTAAGATTCGGATTTATCGGCTGTGGAGGGATCGCTAACCAGAAGCATTTCCCGGCGTTGTCTGCTTTGAGTGAAGAAGTAGAGCTGGTGGCATTCTGCGATATTGTCGAAGAACGTGCGGTCAAAGCAGCGGCGCAATACGGAGCAGAAAATGCAAGCGTATACACAGATTATAAGGAATTGCTTAAGGATGAAAGCCTGGATGTAGTTCATGTACTTACACCTAACGTATCCCACTCTTACATTACTGTAGATGCACTGGAAGCCGGCAAGCATGTACTGTGTGAAAAGCCGATGGCGATCAGCACTGAAGAAGCTCAGGCGATGCTGGATGCTGCTAAACGTACCGGCAAGAAGCTGACGATCGGCTACCAGAACCGCTGCCGTGTAGACTCACTGGCCTTGCATGAAGCTTGCGAGAATGAAGAGCTGGGCGAAATTTACTTCGCCAAGGCCCATGCGGTCCGCCGCAAGGCGGTTCCGACCTGGGGCGTATTCCCGGACAAATCGAAGCAGGGCGGCGGCCCGCTGATCGATATCGGCACACATGCGCTGGACCTGACGCTGTGGAACATGAACAACTACAAGCCGAAGATGGTTGTCGGCTCCACGTATCAGAAGCTGTCGGACAATCCGATGGGCAACATGTTCGGGCCGTGGGACCCGGAAACCTTCGAGGTTGAGGATTCAGCCTTTGGTTTCATCAAAATGGAGAACGGTGCGACGATCTTTCTGGAAGCAGCCTGGGCACTGAACGTTCTGGACGGCAAGGAAGCGCAGGTTACCCTGTGCGGAACGAAAGCAGGTGCTGAGATGCGCGGTAAAGCATTCCTGGACGAAGGTTACGTAGTGTTCAACTCCGCGCAGCACGGACAGCTGGTAGAAACGGGACCGTCCGATGGCGGCGGCGTGGCTTACTTCAGCGGAGAGAGCCGTAAGGCTAATGCGGTTGAAGCCCGCATGTGGGTGGATGCGCTGATTAACGATAAAGAACCGCTGGTGAAACCGGAGCAGGCTCTGGTAGTTACCCAGATTCTCGAAGCGATCTACAAATCCGCAGAGACCGGTGAACCGGTATTCTTCTAA